The genomic stretch GGAACGGTTGGAGAGGCCGGAAGCAACATTAAAAGAGCTTGGAGAAGCTCTGGACCCTCCTGTAGGCAAATCAGGAGTGAACCACCGACTTAGAAAGCTTGGCGACCTGGCAGGGCGGCTGCGCGGGACAGGCATTAGCAGCGGAATGGAATAATCCGTTCATAGGATTGAGGAGGATAATTATGGTAAGAAAAACAGTCACCGTTGAACTTGCATCAGGCTTAGAGGCAAGACCAGTTGCTATGCTGGTTCAGGTTGCAAGCCAGTATGAAAGCAACATTTATGTTGAAATCGAATCCAAGAGAGTAAATGCAAAGAGTATTATGGGCATGATGACTCTGGGACTTGCAGCGGGAGAACAGATTACGATCACTGCGGACGGTACGGATGAGGAACAGGCGGTTGCCGAAATCGAAAAATACTTAAGCAATCACGAGTAATATTTAAAGAATACTGTATGTTCCAGGCGGAGGCTCTGATATTGGAGGCTCCGCCTCTTGTGCGTGCGTTACAATTCAGATATAATCTGGTACAAAAGGTTTTCCGGCATGTTTCTTTATGGTATACTATTTACAAAAGCAATGAGCAGTGTGAAACAGGACTCTCAGGCTTTCACTGCGGCCTTATACATACATAGGTAAAGAAGAAGGGAGGCACAAATGGCATTTACACATTTACACGTCCATACGGAATACAGTCTGTTGGACGGCTCCTGTAAGATAAAAGAGCTTGTGGCCAGGGCAAAGGAGCTTGGAATGGACAGCATGGCCATCACTGATCATGGGGTGATGTATGGCGTCATTGATTTTTACAGGGCGGCCAGAGAGGTGGGAATCAAGCCCATCATCGGGTGTGAGGTATATGTGACCTCTGGATCAAGGTTTGACAGGGAAACCGTGGGCGGGGAGGACCGTTACTATCATCTGGTCTTATTGGCGGAGAATAACCAGGGCTACCAGAACTTAATGAAGATTGTCTCAAAGGGCTTTGTAGATGGATTTTACTATAAACCAAGAGTGGATTATGAGATTTTAAAGGAATACAGTGAAGGGATCATTGCATTAAGTGCCTGTCTGGCAGGAGAGGTACAGAGGCTGGTCGGCCGCGGACAGTATGAGAAGGGAAGGGAAGCGGCCCTTCGCTATCAGGAAATATTCGGGAAGGGGAATTTCTTTCTGGAGCTTCAGGATCACGGAATACCGGCTCAGAATACGGTAAACCAGAACCTTTTACGGATGAGTCAGGAAACCGGGATCGATTTGGTGGCCACCAATGATATCCACTATACCTATGCAGAGGATGCCACACCTCATGATATCCTGCTGTGTATTCAGACCGGAAAAAAGGTGGCGGATGAGAACCGCATGCGCTACGAGGGGGGCCAATATTACTGCAAATCCGAAGAGGAGATGCGTACGCTCTTCTCCTATGCAGGAGAAGCCATTGACAACACTTACAAGATTGCAGAGCGCTGTAACGTAGAGATTGAGTTCGGCGTAACCAAACTGCCAAAGTACGATGTGCCGGATGGGTATGATTCCTGGTCCTATTTAAACAAGCTATGCCTGGAGGGCTTTGAGCGCCATTATCCCCAGGATGACGGGGAACTAAAGGAAAGGCTTGATTATGAGCTGGATGTCATTCATACCATGGGGTACGTGGATTATTTCCTGATCGTATGGGATTTCATTCATTACGCCAGGTCCCAGGATATTATCGTGGGGCCGGGACGGGGATCCGCAGCTGGGAGCATCGTGTCCTACTGTTTGGGGATCACGAACATCGACCCTATCCGCTATAACCTTCTGTTTGAGCGTTTCTTGAATCCGGAGCGAATTTCCATGCCTGATATTGACGTGGATTTCTGCTTTGAACGGCGTCAGGAAGTTATCGACTATGTGGTCCGGAAGTATGGAAAGGACCAGGTGGTCCAGATCGTGACCTTTGGTACCCTGGCGGCCAAGGGTGTGGTAAGGGATGTAGGAAGGGTGCTGGACATGCCCTACGCCCGTTGCGACACCATAGCAAAGATGATCCCGGGAGACCTTGGCATGACCCTTGAAAAGGCTTTAAAGCAAAGCCCTGACTTAAGAAATGCATACGAGGAAGATCCTGAGGTCAAATACCTCATTGACATGTCTATGCGTCTGGAAGGCCTGCCCAGGCACACGTCCATGCATGCTGCCGGAGTTGTGATCAGCCGGACTTCTGTGGATGAATATGTTCCTCTTTCCAGAGCAGCCGACGGAACCATTACCACACAGTTTACCATGACGACTCTGGAAGAACTGGGGCTTTTAAAAATGGACTTCCTTGGGCTGCGCACTCTGACCGTTATTCAGAATGCGGTAAAGGGCATAGAGAAAAACAGGCAATTATCCATTGATATGGACCGGATCAATTATAATGACAAGGCAGTGCTGGATTCCATTGGTACCGGAAAGGACGATGGAGTGTTCCAGCTGGAAAGTTCCGGTATGAAGAGCTTTATGAAGGAGCTGAAACCGGGAAGCCTGGAAGATATTATTGCCGGAATATCCCTTTACCGCCCAGGTCCTATGGACTTTATTCCAAAGTATTTAAAGGGGAAGAACGACTTAAGCTCCATAACCTATGAATGCACCCAGTTAGAGCCCATCTTAGGTCCTACTTATGGCTGTATCGTATACCAGGAGCAGGTAATGCAGATCGTAAGGGACCTTGCCGGATATACCATGGGCCGCAGCGACTTAGTGCGAAGAGCCATGTCAAAGAAGAAGACTTCTGTCATGGAAAAGGAACGGCAGAATTTTGTTTATGGGAATCCAGAAGAGGAAGTAACCGGGTGTATCTCCAATGGAATCGATGAAAAGACGGCAAATCAAATCTATGACGAGATGATCGATTTTGCCAAATACGCCTTTAATAAGTCCCATGCGGCAGCTTATGCGGTGGTATCTTATCAGACCGCCTTTTTAAAATATTATTATCCCCAGGAATTTATGGCAGCACTTCTTACTTCGGTCATGGATAACGTAACAAAAGTATCCGAATATATATTAAGCTGCAGACAGATGGGAATCTCCATTCTTCCGCCGGATATTAACGAGGGAGAAAGCGGGTTTTCCGTTTCAGGAGGATCCATCCGCTACGGCTTGTCGGCCATTAAGAGCGTAGGAAAGTCCGTGGTAGAGCAGATCGTTGCGGAACGGGAACAAAATGGAATATTTCACGATATGGAAGATTTTATTGACCGGATGAGCAATAAAGAGGTCAATAAAAGGACTCTGGAAAATTTCATAAAATCCGGATCATTGGATACTCTTCCAGGTACAAGAAAGCAGAAGCTTTTGATTGCACCGGAGCTTTTGGAGCATAAAGCCAAGGAACGGAAAAATACCATGGAAGGCCAGATGACTCTGTTTGATATTGCAGGGGAAGAAGAAAAGAGCCATTTTCAGATTACGTTCCCTGATGTGGGAGAATTCATAAAGGAAGATCTTCTGGCATTTGAGAAGGAGACTCTTGGCATTTATTTAAGCGGTCATCCCATGGAAGCTTACGAAACCACCTGGAGAAATAATATTACCGCAACCACCATAGATTTTGTTGTGGACGAGGAAACTGGAGATGCCGGTGTTTCCGACGGTTCTTACGTGACCATCGGAGGTATGATTACAGGAAAGACAGTAAAAACTACTAGAAACAACAAAATGATGGCATTTCTTATCCTGGAGGATCTGGCAGGATCCGTGGAAGTAATCGTGTTCCCCAAGGATTATGAGAGCAAGAGGGAGCTTTTTGTGGAAGACTCCAAGGTCTTCATACAAGGCAGGGTATCCGTGGGAGAGGATCCGGTGGGAAAACTGATCTGTGAGCGGGTAACTCCATTTTCAGCTCTGCCAAAGGAACTGTGGCTGAAATTCCCTGATAAGGAATCCTATATGGTGGTAGAACGGGAAATCTTAAATGACCTAAAGGAATCAGAGGGCGATGATTCAGTCATCATCTATCTGGAAAAAGAACGGGCCAGAAAGGTTCTGCCGGCCAACCGGAACGTGAACGCGGGAGATGGACTCCTGGATGCTCTGGTTAAAAAACTTGGTGAAAAAAATGTCAAGCTTATAGAAAAAAAACTTGAAAAGATTGGGAAAATGAATTAGAATACAACATGTATGCAATGAAAAACTTACAATAACAGATATCCGTGAATCAGGAGGAAGCTACTATGGCAAAACAAGTGAAAACCATCGGCGTATTAACCAGCGGCGGTGATGCACCAGGTATGAACGCTGCAATCCGCGCAATTGTCAGGACTGCAATCCATAAAGGATTGGAAGTAAAGGGAATCATGAGGGGATACGCAGGCCTTCTGCAGGAAGAAATTGTTGATATGAACAGCACCAGTGTATCCGATATTATTCACCGCGGAGGAACCGTTTTATATACAGCCAGATGTCAGGAGTTCACAACTGCCGAAGGGCAGAAAAAGGGTGCTGAGATCTGCAGAAAACATAATATCGACGGCATTGTGGTCATCGGAGGAGATGGTTCATTCCGGGGAGCCGGTAAGCTTTCCGCGCTTGGGATCAATACCATTGGACTTCCTGGAACCATTGACTTAGATATTGCCTGTACGGATTACACCATAGGCTTTGATACGGCTGTCAACACAGCCATGGAGGCCATTGATAAGGTACGTGATACATCCACTTCCCACGAGCGCTGCAGCATCATCGAGGTAATGGGACGTAATGCAGGCTATATTGCCCTTTGGTGCGGTTTTGCAAACGGCGCCGAGGACATTCTCTTGCCGGAGCGCTATGACGGCGATGAACAGGCCCTCATTAACCGTATCATAGAGAACAGAAAGCGGGGCAAAAAGCATCATATCATCATCAATGCAGAGGGCATCGGCCATTCCTCCTCTATGGCTAAGAGAATCGAGGCTGCCACAGGCATTGAGACCAGAGCTACCATCCTGGGCCATATGCAGAGAGGCGGCGCGCCTACCTGCAAGGACCGTGTCTATGCTTCCATTATGGGCGCAAGGGCAGTAGAGCTTCTGTGTGAGGGAAAAAGCAACCGTGTCGTAGGCTATAAGCACGGAGAATTCCAGGATTTCGATATTCAGGAAGCCCTCAGCATGACAAAGGACATCCCGGAAGACCAGTATCAGATCAGCAAGATGCTTGTAAGATAATTGAGTCAGATTCAGCTGGAGGCGAATATGGAATATACGGTGATCAGGCAGAATTTTGAAAAACACGGGTTTTCCACACAGCTTTTTCCTACAAAAGAAGAAGCACGTGATTATCTTGTGGACGCTTTAAAGAACCAGACCATTGGATTTGGCGGAAGCGTGACCCTTTTGGAAATGGGTCTATATGAAGCACTGCTTAAGAACAATGCCGTGGTATGGCACAACAAGGTGCCTTCCAGAGAAGTGCGGCATCTGGCAAACTGCGCCAATATCTATATAACCAGCGCCAATGCCGTATCGGAGACCGGGCAGATCGTTAATATCGACGGAACTGGAAACCGGGTGGCTATGACCGCTTTTGGACCTCAGACATGCTATTATGTTGTGGGCAAAAACAAAATTACCCCCAACTTGGAGGACGCCATTTACCGAAGCAGGAATGTGGCTGCTCCGCAAAATGCCCAAAGAATCCATGCGAAGACGCCGTGCGCCCAAAAAGGAGATAAGTGCTATGACTGTAACAGCCCTGAACGGATCTGCCGAATAACGGCGGTGATCGACCGGGCTCCTATGGGCATGAAGTGCGAAATCATCTTTGTGGATGAGGCACTGGGTTTTTAATGAAATGAAATAGAATGAATTGGCGAGAGCAAACGGGATTTTTAGTAAATTCCCGGCTGTTTCCCGCCATTTTTTATTGTCTGTTTTTTAATGCAATTTGACAACCGGGTTTTTTCCGGTTATGCTTGTATTAAAATGACCATAGCGAAACGAACGCTTAAGGGGAGAAAAGGGAAGAAAATAAGGAGAAGAAGAACATGGATGCAATTGAAAGGTATATCAATGAACTGATGGAGAAGAGTACACCGGACCGTCCGTTATGGAACGTTGAGAAGCTGCTTCAGGGGGAGAAGACCGGATGGAATTACATAGACGGCTGTATGATCAAATCCATTTTAGAAATGTACGCCATTACCGGGGATTTAAAATATCTGAATTTTGCGGACACATTTATCGATTACAGGGTGAGAGAGGATGGGACCATTGACGGATATGATGTGGAAGAACGGAACATTGACAATGTCAATGCAGGAAAAACCCTGTTCGAGCTTTACGACCTGACGGGTAAGGAAAAATACAGAAAAGCCATTGATCTGGTTTACAGCCAGATCGGAAAGATGCCGCGGACAAAAGAGGGAAACTTCTGGCATAAGAATATTTATCCAAACCAGGTTTGGCTTGACGGTCTGTACATGTGTCAGCCATTTTATATGGAATACGAAACCCGGTTTAATCAAAAGGAAAACTGCGGCGATATTTACAGCCAGTTTGCCAATGCGATGAGGATCATGAGGGATACGGAAACCGGTCTTTACTACCATGCGTACGATTCTTCCAGAGAGATGTTCTGGTGTGACAAGGTGACCGGGCTGTCCCAGAATTTCTGGCTGAGAGCGTTGGGCTGGTACGCCATGGCTCTTTTAGATACCATGGACAAGTCAGATCCGTCGGATAAGGAAAGCTTAAAGGAGATGGAGGAAGCCTTCCGTGACCTGATAGACTCTATGTTAAAGTACCAGGATGAAAGCGGTATGTGGTATCAGGTGGTAAACTTAGGCGGCATGGACCGGAATTATCTGGAAACCAGCGGAAGCGCCATTTTCTCTTATGCCATTTTAAAGGGAGTCCGTTTGGGTTATCTTCCGGAGTCCTATGCCGGTTCAGGCAAAAAGGCCTTTGAGGGAATCTGCAATACCTATCTTCATCTGGAAGAGGGGGATATAAGCCTGGGAGGAATCTGCCTGGTGGCCGGACTTGGCGGCAAAGAGAGAAGAGACGGAACTTTTGATTATTACATGTCCGAGCCCATTGTTAAAGATGATGCCAAAGGGGTAGGACCCTTCCTTCTTGCCTATACGGAGATGAAAAGAACCGGCTGGGTATACAATCAATAAAGAAACAGGAATATAAATGGGGATTGGGTCCCGGATTACCGGGTTCCAATCCCCAAATCATATTATCTTAAACTATTCTGTGAATATTTCTTCGGTGAAATCCCCACTTTTCTTGTAAAAGCTTTAAAAAAATTACTGTAGTCGTTAAACCCGCACATGCTGTAAACCTCATTGACGCTGTAGCCGCCTGACAGAAGTTTCTGGGCCAGTTCGATGCGGCGGGAGATTATGTAGGAATTGATGGTTGTACCGGTGCTTTTCTTGAACAGCCTGCAAAGATAAGAGGTACTTAAATAAAAATGGGCCGCAATATCTCCGATGCTTAGCTGGGAATCGATGTTGTGGTGGATATAGGCGATGATGTCGGTCACCTTACTGCTGAAATACTGTTTCTGTTCTACCGATTCCTTTCCAAGAAAGGCCTCTGCAGCCAATTTTGTCATGAAAACCATATACTCGGCAAAGGCAGAACGTTCCACCACATCCTGACCGAATCCCTCTTCCACAGCTATTTTATTAAAAAAATACATGAAATGCCGCTGCTGTCCATGGTTTAAGGCGATACGGTGGGAAAATCTCTCAGGTCTGTGGGTAAAACAGTAGGTCAGATCCGTCTGCGGCGTTGAGATGCTCTCCAGATAGGAGGGGTCTATGAATATAACAAAACGTTCCTGAGGGCTGGTGGTATCCATCTGCAGCAAATGATGCTTTTCATATTGGCTGATCATGAACAGGCTCCCCGGTTCAATCAGGTAATTTTTATTATCGATCAAGAATGTGCTGCCTCCGCTTAAGGAAAAGTGAAACTCGTGGCAGCGATGACTGTGCATGCTTAAAACTCCCAACTCGTTGTGGAGATGTACAATCGAGAATGACCGGGAGGCAATGCATTGATCTATTCCATCTGAAAAAGAGGTAAGTACTTTCATAAACCATAAATTCCTTAGCTATTTATACTAAAGTTATACCATAGGATGTCAATATTTGCAATGTTTTGTGCGAGATTTGAAATGAAATATAAGTAGATGGATGTTATAATAAGGAAAAAGCTGAGTGTAAGCGCTTACGCAAACATGTTAAAAAATGTAGAAAAAGTGGAACCACTTACACAGGGCTTTGAAGAACTCAATTATGAGGGTAAGAAAAAGGAGAGAAAACTATGAAAAAAATCAAACAGTGGGCTGCGATGGGGTTAGCAACTGTTATGACAGTGTCCTTAAGCGCCTGCGGCGGGGGAAAGAGCACAAGTGGGACAGCAGCTTCTACAGCGGCAGAGACAACTGCTGCAGCGGCAGGTGAAGCGACAACGGCGGAGCCAACTACTTCCGGAGAGCCGGTAGAGCTTAAGTTTTCCTGGTGGGGCGGCGATACCAGACATGCTGCAACAGAAGAAGCGATTAAGGCATTTGAAGCGAAATATCCAAACATCAAGGTGACCCCTGAGTATGGCGCATGGACCGGCTGGGAAGAGAAGCAGTCTTTAAATATTTTAGGCGGAAATGCTGCTGATGTTATGCAGATCAACTGGAACTGGATCGAATCCTATAGCCAGGGCGGAACAGCATTTGCCAATCTGGAGGATTACTCCGATGTTCTTGATTTAAAACAGTTTACACCGGAAAGCCTTGACCTCTGTAAGGTTGACAATAAGTTAATGGCTGTTCCGATTTCATTAACAGGACGTGTATTTTATTGGAATAAAACTGCATTTGAAGAAGTAGGCTGTGACATTCCTACTGATCTGGATTCCCTGTATGCAGCAGGTGCAGCATTTAAAGCAAAAGATCCGGATATGTATCCTTTAGCCCTTGGCGAATACGATCGTATGATTTTAATGGTTTATTATCTGGAATCCAAGTACGGTAAAAACTGGGTTGAAGGCGGAGAGGTCAACTATACGGAAGATGAAGTTAAGGACGGAATGGATTTCATTACCGAACTGGAAACGAAGCATGTCATTCCGACGTTGGCAACCATTCAGGGTGATATGGCTGACTCTCTTGACAAGAATGCAAAATGGATCGATGGCAAGTATGCAGGTATCTTTGAGTGGGATTCCTCTGCTTCTAAATTCATGGCAGCACTGGAAGGCAGCGTAAACAAGCCTGGCCAAAAGTTCGTAGTCGGTGAGTTCGTTAAGATGGGCGATAACAACGGAGGCTTTACAAAGATTTCCATGGCATTTGCTGTTGCAGGTAATTCCAAGCATCCAAAGGAAGCAGCAATGTTAATCAACTTCTTGTTAAATGATGAGGAAGGCGTTAAGATCGTTTCCACAGAGAGAGGGATTCCTTGCTCTACAGAGGGCTTAAAGATTCTTGAGGCGAACAAACTTGGCGATTCTCTGACCATTGAAGCTAATACAAAGGTTATGAATTACAGCAAGTTCAACTTAGACAGCAAGTTCGAGCACAATGATTTAAAAGCAAATCCTGATGGCGTTTACTATAAAGTATTTGGTAAGTTAAGCACAGGGGAAATTGATTCCAAACAGGCAGCAAGTGAACTGATTAAGGGCATTACAGAGACTCTTGAGAGTTAGTTAAGAATTCTGACAGTTTGAATAAGTGATACATATTTCATACGAGCCGCCATAATTTTATGGCGGCTCCCATAAAGAAAAGGGCAGACAAAAGTTATGGAATGCAGAATTAAGAGAATAAAACCATACCAGCTGACGGGGGCAATACAGATGTATGAAGCTACCGGCGAAGAGGTCTGTAAGGAGGCTGTAATGACTTATCTAAGCGGACTGGAAGCTCCGGAAGGATTGGCAGAAGGTCTGCCGATACAGGATAGCCTGGCCTGCTTTTTTGCTTTGGATCAGACAGGGAATGATAAATACAGACAGACGATAGAGTCATTCATCGGGCAGAATGATTGGACCTTAGATTTTATGCCCTTTGTAACAGCATACGAGACAAGGTATAAAAGAAAAGAACATTATAATGAGATTGCAGCTTTGTTCCGGGGGGAAGAAAGGCTTGCAGGAAGTGATCTGATAGCTCTAATAGAAACAATTGGCCAGATGTCAGAAGAAATCTATGAATATTATAGGGAATTAAGGGATTTATTTAAAACCGCAGTCAAGGAAAAAGTAAAGGAACTCCCGGATTCTTCTGAAGCCCTGGAAATCGGTTATTCCATCTTGAGAGCATGCAATATGGGCGTGCTTCAAAAAGAGAAATACAGTGATTTCGGGGAATTAATATGGAAAACGATCGAAAGTAACGATAAAGATACATGCGCAGGCCTACAGGAAATGCTCAAAGCGCAACATACTATATTAAAAAAACAGGAGGAATAAAGTATGAAGTCAAAAGGTATCCGTAAGGTTCTGGCAGACAATGCAGGATTCTTTTTCATCTTACCATGGCTGGTCGGATTTATA from Lacrimispora sphenoides JCM 1415 encodes the following:
- the pfkA gene encoding 6-phosphofructokinase, with protein sequence MAKQVKTIGVLTSGGDAPGMNAAIRAIVRTAIHKGLEVKGIMRGYAGLLQEEIVDMNSTSVSDIIHRGGTVLYTARCQEFTTAEGQKKGAEICRKHNIDGIVVIGGDGSFRGAGKLSALGINTIGLPGTIDLDIACTDYTIGFDTAVNTAMEAIDKVRDTSTSHERCSIIEVMGRNAGYIALWCGFANGAEDILLPERYDGDEQALINRIIENRKRGKKHHIIINAEGIGHSSSMAKRIEAATGIETRATILGHMQRGGAPTCKDRVYASIMGARAVELLCEGKSNRVVGYKHGEFQDFDIQEALSMTKDIPEDQYQISKMLVR
- a CDS encoding DNA polymerase III subunit alpha — protein: MAFTHLHVHTEYSLLDGSCKIKELVARAKELGMDSMAITDHGVMYGVIDFYRAAREVGIKPIIGCEVYVTSGSRFDRETVGGEDRYYHLVLLAENNQGYQNLMKIVSKGFVDGFYYKPRVDYEILKEYSEGIIALSACLAGEVQRLVGRGQYEKGREAALRYQEIFGKGNFFLELQDHGIPAQNTVNQNLLRMSQETGIDLVATNDIHYTYAEDATPHDILLCIQTGKKVADENRMRYEGGQYYCKSEEEMRTLFSYAGEAIDNTYKIAERCNVEIEFGVTKLPKYDVPDGYDSWSYLNKLCLEGFERHYPQDDGELKERLDYELDVIHTMGYVDYFLIVWDFIHYARSQDIIVGPGRGSAAGSIVSYCLGITNIDPIRYNLLFERFLNPERISMPDIDVDFCFERRQEVIDYVVRKYGKDQVVQIVTFGTLAAKGVVRDVGRVLDMPYARCDTIAKMIPGDLGMTLEKALKQSPDLRNAYEEDPEVKYLIDMSMRLEGLPRHTSMHAAGVVISRTSVDEYVPLSRAADGTITTQFTMTTLEELGLLKMDFLGLRTLTVIQNAVKGIEKNRQLSIDMDRINYNDKAVLDSIGTGKDDGVFQLESSGMKSFMKELKPGSLEDIIAGISLYRPGPMDFIPKYLKGKNDLSSITYECTQLEPILGPTYGCIVYQEQVMQIVRDLAGYTMGRSDLVRRAMSKKKTSVMEKERQNFVYGNPEEEVTGCISNGIDEKTANQIYDEMIDFAKYAFNKSHAAAYAVVSYQTAFLKYYYPQEFMAALLTSVMDNVTKVSEYILSCRQMGISILPPDINEGESGFSVSGGSIRYGLSAIKSVGKSVVEQIVAEREQNGIFHDMEDFIDRMSNKEVNKRTLENFIKSGSLDTLPGTRKQKLLIAPELLEHKAKERKNTMEGQMTLFDIAGEEEKSHFQITFPDVGEFIKEDLLAFEKETLGIYLSGHPMEAYETTWRNNITATTIDFVVDEETGDAGVSDGSYVTIGGMITGKTVKTTRNNKMMAFLILEDLAGSVEVIVFPKDYESKRELFVEDSKVFIQGRVSVGEDPVGKLICERVTPFSALPKELWLKFPDKESYMVVEREILNDLKESEGDDSVIIYLEKERARKVLPANRNVNAGDGLLDALVKKLGEKNVKLIEKKLEKIGKMN
- a CDS encoding glycoside hydrolase family 88/105 protein; translated protein: MDAIERYINELMEKSTPDRPLWNVEKLLQGEKTGWNYIDGCMIKSILEMYAITGDLKYLNFADTFIDYRVREDGTIDGYDVEERNIDNVNAGKTLFELYDLTGKEKYRKAIDLVYSQIGKMPRTKEGNFWHKNIYPNQVWLDGLYMCQPFYMEYETRFNQKENCGDIYSQFANAMRIMRDTETGLYYHAYDSSREMFWCDKVTGLSQNFWLRALGWYAMALLDTMDKSDPSDKESLKEMEEAFRDLIDSMLKYQDESGMWYQVVNLGGMDRNYLETSGSAIFSYAILKGVRLGYLPESYAGSGKKAFEGICNTYLHLEEGDISLGGICLVAGLGGKERRDGTFDYYMSEPIVKDDAKGVGPFLLAYTEMKRTGWVYNQ
- a CDS encoding lactate utilization protein, with product MEYTVIRQNFEKHGFSTQLFPTKEEARDYLVDALKNQTIGFGGSVTLLEMGLYEALLKNNAVVWHNKVPSREVRHLANCANIYITSANAVSETGQIVNIDGTGNRVAMTAFGPQTCYYVVGKNKITPNLEDAIYRSRNVAAPQNAQRIHAKTPCAQKGDKCYDCNSPERICRITAVIDRAPMGMKCEIIFVDEALGF
- a CDS encoding helix-turn-helix transcriptional regulator, encoding MKVLTSFSDGIDQCIASRSFSIVHLHNELGVLSMHSHRCHEFHFSLSGGSTFLIDNKNYLIEPGSLFMISQYEKHHLLQMDTTSPQERFVIFIDPSYLESISTPQTDLTYCFTHRPERFSHRIALNHGQQRHFMYFFNKIAVEEGFGQDVVERSAFAEYMVFMTKLAAEAFLGKESVEQKQYFSSKVTDIIAYIHHNIDSQLSIGDIAAHFYLSTSYLCRLFKKSTGTTINSYIISRRIELAQKLLSGGYSVNEVYSMCGFNDYSNFFKAFTRKVGISPKKYSQNSLR
- a CDS encoding ABC transporter substrate-binding protein, whose amino-acid sequence is MKKIKQWAAMGLATVMTVSLSACGGGKSTSGTAASTAAETTAAAAGEATTAEPTTSGEPVELKFSWWGGDTRHAATEEAIKAFEAKYPNIKVTPEYGAWTGWEEKQSLNILGGNAADVMQINWNWIESYSQGGTAFANLEDYSDVLDLKQFTPESLDLCKVDNKLMAVPISLTGRVFYWNKTAFEEVGCDIPTDLDSLYAAGAAFKAKDPDMYPLALGEYDRMILMVYYLESKYGKNWVEGGEVNYTEDEVKDGMDFITELETKHVIPTLATIQGDMADSLDKNAKWIDGKYAGIFEWDSSASKFMAALEGSVNKPGQKFVVGEFVKMGDNNGGFTKISMAFAVAGNSKHPKEAAMLINFLLNDEEGVKIVSTERGIPCSTEGLKILEANKLGDSLTIEANTKVMNYSKFNLDSKFEHNDLKANPDGVYYKVFGKLSTGEIDSKQAASELIKGITETLES
- a CDS encoding HPr family phosphocarrier protein; its protein translation is MVRKTVTVELASGLEARPVAMLVQVASQYESNIYVEIESKRVNAKSIMGMMTLGLAAGEQITITADGTDEEQAVAEIEKYLSNHE